A portion of the Planctomycetia bacterium genome contains these proteins:
- a CDS encoding peptidylprolyl isomerase: MTRTDSPSNASRTAFWARCFSIFCGVAAIAALALYTRFGWGPDSAQAQQTAPPVPRAKVTAAPRTPAATTPAPAKTPVAVPAKDVMATVNGEQIKQADLAAECLRHYGSDVLETMVNKFLITSECKKRNVVVTEQEVKTEIDRMAERFGVPTDKWLELLETERHISPDQYAKDIIWPTIALRKLATSQLNVTPQEVRDAYETQYGPAVQCRLIACDSLENAQKIREQALAKPDDFPNLAKQHSVDPNSASAKGLIQPIRKHLGDKKIEAAAFSLQPGAISDILQVADQYVFLKCEKHLPARDVKLEGKIQQVLVEAIRDKKLRLVADDVFAKLQEQSQVELIFNDPDKRAAQPEVAAIVNGQQLLTRDMAAECVKRHGPEMLDAMISRRLLDQACRQKKIAITPADVDQEIAHAATLMGKLDAQGRPDISAWLVEVTENNSVPVEVYKNDSVVPSVMLKKLVGQGVEVTEADLQKGFDANYGPRVRCLAIVMDNQRRAQEVWDKARKNLNEKFFGDLAEQYSTDASTRVLRGEIPPIQKHGGEPLLEKEAFALNDADPMSGIIQVGDQFVILYYQGLTQPSVPDFATVRNDIYADLYEKKLRLAMATEFDRLQENARIVNELTGETHLPKQTAKSSAKNPAAIQQTEYAPAAKKPAPPRR, encoded by the coding sequence ATGACGCGAACGGATTCGCCGTCGAACGCCTCGCGCACTGCCTTTTGGGCACGGTGCTTCAGCATCTTCTGCGGCGTGGCCGCGATCGCCGCCTTGGCGCTCTATACCCGCTTCGGCTGGGGACCGGATTCCGCGCAAGCGCAGCAAACCGCGCCGCCAGTGCCGCGTGCGAAAGTCACCGCCGCGCCGCGCACGCCGGCGGCGACCACGCCCGCTCCGGCGAAGACTCCGGTGGCCGTCCCGGCAAAGGACGTCATGGCGACCGTGAATGGCGAACAAATCAAGCAAGCGGACCTCGCGGCCGAATGCCTCCGCCATTACGGCAGCGACGTGCTGGAAACCATGGTCAACAAATTCCTGATCACGTCGGAGTGCAAAAAGCGCAACGTCGTGGTCACGGAGCAGGAAGTGAAGACTGAGATCGATCGTATGGCCGAGCGATTCGGCGTGCCGACTGATAAGTGGTTGGAACTGCTCGAAACCGAACGGCATATCAGCCCGGACCAGTACGCCAAAGACATCATCTGGCCGACGATCGCGCTGCGTAAGCTGGCGACGTCACAACTCAACGTCACGCCGCAGGAAGTTCGCGATGCCTACGAAACGCAGTACGGTCCGGCGGTGCAATGCCGGCTGATTGCTTGCGACTCGCTGGAGAACGCCCAGAAGATTCGCGAGCAAGCCTTGGCCAAGCCGGACGATTTTCCGAATCTCGCCAAGCAACACTCCGTCGATCCGAACAGCGCGAGCGCCAAGGGATTGATTCAGCCGATTCGCAAGCACTTGGGCGACAAGAAGATCGAAGCCGCCGCGTTCAGCCTCCAGCCGGGCGCGATTTCCGACATTCTCCAGGTCGCCGATCAGTACGTGTTTCTGAAGTGCGAAAAACACCTGCCAGCCCGCGATGTAAAGCTGGAAGGCAAGATTCAACAGGTGTTGGTGGAAGCCATTCGCGACAAGAAGCTGCGTCTGGTGGCCGACGATGTGTTCGCCAAGCTGCAGGAACAATCGCAGGTCGAGTTGATCTTCAACGATCCCGACAAGCGCGCCGCGCAGCCGGAGGTGGCCGCCATCGTCAATGGGCAGCAGCTCCTGACGCGAGACATGGCCGCCGAATGCGTTAAGCGGCATGGTCCGGAAATGCTCGACGCCATGATCAGCCGCCGGTTGCTCGATCAGGCCTGCCGTCAGAAGAAGATTGCGATTACGCCGGCGGACGTCGATCAGGAAATCGCGCACGCCGCCACGCTGATGGGCAAGCTCGACGCGCAAGGCCGGCCGGACATCAGCGCCTGGTTGGTCGAAGTGACCGAGAACAACAGTGTGCCCGTCGAGGTTTACAAGAACGATTCGGTCGTGCCGAGCGTGATGCTCAAAAAGCTCGTCGGCCAAGGGGTCGAAGTCACGGAAGCGGACCTGCAAAAAGGCTTCGACGCGAACTACGGCCCGCGCGTCCGCTGCCTGGCGATCGTGATGGACAACCAACGCCGCGCCCAGGAAGTGTGGGACAAGGCGCGCAAGAACCTCAACGAGAAATTCTTCGGCGACCTGGCCGAGCAGTATTCGACGGACGCCTCGACGCGGGTGCTGCGCGGCGAAATCCCGCCGATCCAGAAGCATGGCGGCGAACCGTTGTTGGAGAAGGAAGCCTTCGCGCTCAACGACGCCGATCCCATGTCCGGGATCATCCAGGTCGGCGACCAGTTCGTGATTCTCTACTACCAAGGCCTCACGCAACCGAGCGTGCCGGACTTTGCCACGGTGCGGAACGACATCTACGCCGATCTCTACGAGAAGAAACTCCGCCTCGCCATGGCCACGGAGTTCGATCGGCTCCAAGAAAACGCCCGCATTGTCAACGAACTAACGGGCGAAACGCACCTGCCGAAGCAAACGGCCAAGAGCTCAGCGAAAAACCCAGCGGCGATCCAACAGACCGAATACGCCCCGGCGGCGAAGAAACCGGCGCCGCCGAGAAGGTAA
- a CDS encoding 4-(cytidine 5'-diphospho)-2-C-methyl-D-erythritol kinase encodes MDVQRTPSAVVVRTPAKLNLFLEVLGQRTDGFHELETLMTPVNLYDLLWFAPADSGDIELTCERFPSVERSGEEASRLPEGSDNLVVRAVRLLAERAGIRASARMKLWKRIPVAAGLAGGSSDAAAALVAANAGWRLDWPREQLLPLAAELGSDVPFFLGRGPAVCRGRGERIEPASGLGILHFVVVAPPVGLSTAAVFRACRPAEHPQPLAPLLEALRTGDAATAGERLFNRLEPAAAELTPWIERLRREFADGEFVGHRMSGSGSSYFGLCRNLGHAQRAASRLRGRGVGQVYAVRTAC; translated from the coding sequence ATGGACGTTCAACGCACGCCGTCGGCCGTTGTGGTGCGCACACCGGCGAAGTTGAACTTGTTTCTCGAGGTGTTGGGCCAGCGAACAGACGGTTTTCATGAGCTGGAAACGCTCATGACGCCGGTAAATCTATACGACCTCCTGTGGTTCGCCCCGGCGGATTCAGGCGACATTGAACTGACGTGTGAACGGTTTCCGAGCGTGGAGCGATCCGGCGAGGAGGCCAGCAGGTTGCCGGAGGGATCCGACAATCTCGTAGTGCGGGCGGTGCGTTTGCTAGCCGAACGGGCCGGCATACGGGCCAGCGCCCGGATGAAGCTTTGGAAGCGCATCCCGGTGGCGGCCGGTCTGGCGGGTGGTTCGAGCGACGCGGCGGCGGCTTTGGTGGCCGCCAACGCGGGCTGGCGACTCGATTGGCCGCGGGAGCAATTGCTGCCGCTGGCGGCCGAGTTGGGCAGCGACGTCCCGTTTTTTCTAGGTCGGGGTCCAGCCGTTTGCCGCGGACGCGGCGAGCGGATTGAACCTGCGAGCGGCCTGGGCATCCTGCACTTCGTGGTCGTTGCTCCGCCGGTGGGACTCAGTACCGCCGCGGTTTTTCGTGCTTGCCGCCCGGCGGAACATCCCCAACCTCTGGCTCCCCTCTTGGAAGCTCTGCGCACGGGGGATGCTGCGACTGCCGGAGAACGCCTGTTTAATCGGCTGGAACCGGCCGCCGCTGAATTAACACCTTGGATTGAACGATTGCGTCGGGAGTTCGCCGACGGCGAATTCGTCGGACATCGGATGAGCGGCAGCGGCTCGAGTTACTTCGGGCTCTGCCGCAACCTCGGACATGCTCAAAGGGCCGCGAGCAGGTTACGAGGTCGAGGAGTCGGTCAGGTGTACGCTGTGCGTACCGCCTGCTGA
- a CDS encoding SpoVG family protein has translation MDVTEVRIKLMEEPGERLQAFCSITFDNCFVIRDLKIIEGTNGPFVAMPSRKLTSHCPTCGCKNHLRAGYCNQCGVKLKEDRAIKDEEGRAKLYADIAHPINSQCREMIQDYVIKAFQEEVERSKQPGYVSSYDDFDDYDYAPRTQTREPAHRPPTSAPHFDRKPTHTSGHGGGRGPHRPAAAQHHPQPQPVAPPPAPASPPPRGESNNGFGAGVF, from the coding sequence GTGGATGTGACAGAAGTGCGCATCAAGCTCATGGAAGAACCCGGGGAGCGGCTCCAAGCGTTTTGTTCGATCACTTTCGACAATTGCTTCGTGATCCGGGATCTCAAGATCATCGAAGGGACCAACGGTCCTTTCGTGGCGATGCCCAGCCGCAAGCTGACATCGCACTGCCCGACGTGCGGCTGCAAGAATCACTTGCGCGCCGGCTATTGCAACCAGTGCGGCGTGAAGCTCAAAGAAGATCGCGCCATCAAGGACGAGGAAGGCCGGGCGAAGCTCTATGCCGACATCGCCCATCCGATCAACTCGCAGTGCCGCGAGATGATTCAGGACTACGTGATCAAGGCCTTCCAGGAAGAGGTCGAACGCTCCAAGCAGCCGGGGTACGTCTCGAGCTACGACGACTTCGACGACTACGACTATGCGCCGCGGACGCAAACCCGCGAGCCGGCGCATCGACCGCCGACCAGCGCCCCGCATTTCGATCGCAAGCCCACGCACACCTCGGGGCACGGCGGCGGGCGCGGCCCGCATCGGCCAGCGGCGGCGCAGCATCATCCCCAGCCGCAACCTGTGGCGCCACCGCCAGCGCCGGCTTCACCACCGCCGCGTGGCGAGAGCAACAACGGCTTCGGGGCGGGGGTGTTTTAG